One window of the Lusitaniella coriacea LEGE 07157 genome contains the following:
- a CDS encoding ABC transporter permease: MSWVQSLSSRRSRFFANPSLSKWLMLVGLVITLFFLLVALGAPLFQSWGWLQDPLEFLSNSPKSPPSGEHWFGTTLQGYDVFSRTLFGTQAAFKVVILATTLSLVVGVPLGLISGYFGGKIDKVLLFLMDTVYTLPGLLLSMTLAFVVGRGVFNAAIALSISYVPQYYRVVRNHTTSIKTELFVEAAKALGASPRRILSRYLFFNAIQSVPVLFALNTADAILILGALGFLGLGLPEEVPEWGHDLKLALEILSTGGWWATLFPGLAMTAMVTGLSLLGEGLSEIFNPRSRA, encoded by the coding sequence ATGAGTTGGGTTCAATCTTTATCGTCGCGGCGATCGCGCTTTTTTGCTAATCCGAGTCTCTCGAAGTGGTTGATGTTAGTCGGATTAGTCATTACTTTATTTTTTCTGCTGGTGGCATTGGGCGCGCCGTTGTTTCAAAGTTGGGGGTGGCTGCAAGATCCGTTGGAGTTTTTGAGCAATTCACCCAAGTCGCCGCCCAGTGGAGAGCATTGGTTTGGCACGACGCTTCAGGGATACGATGTGTTTTCTCGCACGCTGTTTGGGACGCAGGCGGCGTTTAAGGTGGTGATTTTGGCGACAACGCTATCGTTGGTGGTGGGCGTGCCGTTGGGGTTAATTAGCGGTTATTTCGGGGGGAAAATTGATAAGGTTCTGCTGTTTTTGATGGATACCGTCTATACGCTGCCGGGATTGCTGCTTTCGATGACCCTGGCGTTTGTGGTAGGTCGAGGGGTGTTTAATGCCGCGATCGCGTTGAGCATTTCCTACGTTCCCCAATACTATCGTGTGGTGCGCAATCATACGACGAGCATCAAAACGGAGTTATTTGTTGAAGCGGCGAAGGCGTTGGGGGCATCGCCTCGACGCATTTTATCGCGCTACCTATTTTTCAACGCGATTCAAAGCGTTCCAGTTTTATTTGCCTTGAATACGGCGGATGCGATTTTAATTTTGGGAGCGCTGGGTTTTTTGGGGTTGGGTTTGCCAGAGGAGGTTCCGGAGTGGGGACACGATTTGAAGTTAGCCCTAGAGATTTTGTCCACGGGGGGATGGTGGGCGACTTTATTTCCGGGATTGGCAATGACCGCAATGGTGACGGGGCTATCATTATTGGGGGAAGGGTTGAGCGAAATTTTCAATCCGCGATCGCGCGCTTGA